One stretch of Pelmatolapia mariae isolate MD_Pm_ZW linkage group LG3_W, Pm_UMD_F_2, whole genome shotgun sequence DNA includes these proteins:
- the LOC134624876 gene encoding phospholipid scramblase 2-like isoform X1: MSAPVYPGAPNQPPYPMSQPGGAPYPVPPGYGDPSQAPPPGFNMGYSGQPAVMYQPAPTGPAPGPEYGGPPAGISPAPGGPAVPVGVPPGLEYLTQIDQILIHQKVELLEAFIGFETNNQYEIKNSLGQKIYKAKEKNDCCTRNCCGSLRSFDMKIKDNMDREVIRLIRPFRCVSCWCPCCLQEMEVQAPPGTTIGYVKQDWHPFLPKFSIQGANKETLMRLEGPCFACNCCGDVNFELKGKDGDTPIGRISKQWSGLLKEVFTDTDNFGIQFPLDLDVKMKAVLMGACFLIDFMFFEKVGEANQRSSVFS; the protein is encoded by the exons TTTACCCAGGTGCTCCAAACCAGCCACCCTATCCCATGTCTCAGCCCGGCGGAGCACCGTATCCAGTTCCTCCTGGATATGGAGATCCCAGTCAAGCCCCTCCACCGGGCTTCAACATGGGCTATTCAGGACAACCTGCGGTCATGTACCAGCCAGCACCCACAGGGCCAGCTCCAGGCCCTGAATACGGTGGCCCACCAGCGGGGATTTCACCAGCTCCTGGAGGTCCAGCAGTCCCCGTTGGTGTCCCACCTGGACTCGAGTATCTCACACAG ATTGACCAGATCCTGATCCATCAGAAAGTCGAACTCCTGGAAG CATTCATCGGTTTTGAGACAAACAACCagtatgaaataaaaaacagtcTGGGTCAGAAGATCTACAAAGCCAAAGAGAAGAATGACTGCTGCACCAGGAACTGTTGCGGCTCTCTGCGCAGCTTCGACATGAAAATCAAGGACAACATGGACAGGGAGGTCATCCGTCTCATCAGGCCTTTCCGCTGCGTCTCCTGCTGGTGTCCCTGCTGCCTGCAAGAG ATGGAGGTCCAGGCTCCACCGGGGACCACCATAGGGTACGTCAAACAGGACTGGCACCCTTTCCTGCCAAAGTTTTCCATCCAGGGAGCAAACAAGGAGACACTGATGAGACTGGAGGGGCCCTGCTTTGCCTGCAACTGCTGTGGAGATGTCAACTTTGAG CTGAAGGGGAAAGATGGCGACACACCCATTGGTCGCATCAGCAAGCAGTGGAGCGGCCTTTTGAAGGAAGTTTTCACTGACACAGATAATTTTGGCATCCAGTTCCCGCTGGACTTGGACGTGAAGATGAAAGCTGTGCTGATGGGCGCCTGCTTCCTCATT GATTTCATGTTCTTTGAGAAAGTCGGAGAGGCCAACCAGCGCAGCAGTGTGTTTTCATAA
- the LOC134624876 gene encoding phospholipid scramblase 1-like isoform X2, translating into MSQPGGAPYPVPPGYGDPSQAPPPGFNMGYSGQPAVMYQPAPTGPAPGPEYGGPPAGISPAPGGPAVPVGVPPGLEYLTQIDQILIHQKVELLEAFIGFETNNQYEIKNSLGQKIYKAKEKNDCCTRNCCGSLRSFDMKIKDNMDREVIRLIRPFRCVSCWCPCCLQEMEVQAPPGTTIGYVKQDWHPFLPKFSIQGANKETLMRLEGPCFACNCCGDVNFELKGKDGDTPIGRISKQWSGLLKEVFTDTDNFGIQFPLDLDVKMKAVLMGACFLIDFMFFEKVGEANQRSSVFS; encoded by the exons ATGTCTCAGCCCGGCGGAGCACCGTATCCAGTTCCTCCTGGATATGGAGATCCCAGTCAAGCCCCTCCACCGGGCTTCAACATGGGCTATTCAGGACAACCTGCGGTCATGTACCAGCCAGCACCCACAGGGCCAGCTCCAGGCCCTGAATACGGTGGCCCACCAGCGGGGATTTCACCAGCTCCTGGAGGTCCAGCAGTCCCCGTTGGTGTCCCACCTGGACTCGAGTATCTCACACAG ATTGACCAGATCCTGATCCATCAGAAAGTCGAACTCCTGGAAG CATTCATCGGTTTTGAGACAAACAACCagtatgaaataaaaaacagtcTGGGTCAGAAGATCTACAAAGCCAAAGAGAAGAATGACTGCTGCACCAGGAACTGTTGCGGCTCTCTGCGCAGCTTCGACATGAAAATCAAGGACAACATGGACAGGGAGGTCATCCGTCTCATCAGGCCTTTCCGCTGCGTCTCCTGCTGGTGTCCCTGCTGCCTGCAAGAG ATGGAGGTCCAGGCTCCACCGGGGACCACCATAGGGTACGTCAAACAGGACTGGCACCCTTTCCTGCCAAAGTTTTCCATCCAGGGAGCAAACAAGGAGACACTGATGAGACTGGAGGGGCCCTGCTTTGCCTGCAACTGCTGTGGAGATGTCAACTTTGAG CTGAAGGGGAAAGATGGCGACACACCCATTGGTCGCATCAGCAAGCAGTGGAGCGGCCTTTTGAAGGAAGTTTTCACTGACACAGATAATTTTGGCATCCAGTTCCCGCTGGACTTGGACGTGAAGATGAAAGCTGTGCTGATGGGCGCCTGCTTCCTCATT GATTTCATGTTCTTTGAGAAAGTCGGAGAGGCCAACCAGCGCAGCAGTGTGTTTTCATAA